In Aestuariibaculum lutulentum, one DNA window encodes the following:
- the pdxA gene encoding 4-hydroxythreonine-4-phosphate dehydrogenase PdxA, whose amino-acid sequence MKPKVGISMGDPAGIGPEIIIKTLELKDVYERCYPLVVGDAKTMDREVKALKSSLKINTIKNVQDAKFEHGTIDVYDLENVDIEKLKPGVVSAMAGKAAFEAVVKNIALALDGDIDATVTAPINKESIHKAGHKYSGHTEIYADYTDTKKYAMLLADENFRVIHASTHVSLRQACDLCKKERVFEVITLLHDACKNFGIKNPRIAVAGLNPHAGENQLFGDEEVKEIIPAIEEANSKGYHVEGPFPPDTMFVKAVQGKFDGCVAMYHDQGHIPFKLEGFKWDNEKGTMKSVKGVNITLGLPIIRTSVDHGTAFEIAGQGIASADAMLVAIDYAIVMAKNRV is encoded by the coding sequence ATGAAACCTAAAGTAGGAATATCCATGGGAGATCCGGCAGGAATAGGACCGGAAATCATTATTAAAACCTTAGAATTAAAGGATGTTTATGAGCGTTGTTATCCTTTAGTTGTTGGTGATGCTAAAACGATGGATAGAGAGGTAAAAGCATTAAAATCATCTTTGAAAATCAATACTATTAAAAACGTTCAGGATGCTAAATTTGAGCATGGGACCATTGATGTTTATGATTTAGAAAATGTAGATATTGAAAAATTAAAACCAGGAGTAGTTTCTGCTATGGCAGGTAAGGCCGCTTTTGAAGCCGTTGTGAAGAACATTGCTTTGGCTTTAGATGGAGATATAGATGCAACAGTAACGGCTCCAATAAATAAAGAGTCTATTCATAAAGCTGGCCATAAGTATTCAGGGCATACCGAAATTTATGCGGATTATACTGATACAAAAAAGTATGCTATGCTTTTAGCTGATGAGAATTTCAGAGTGATTCATGCAAGTACGCACGTTTCGTTAAGGCAAGCTTGTGATTTATGTAAAAAAGAACGTGTTTTTGAAGTGATTACTTTATTGCATGATGCATGTAAAAATTTTGGAATTAAAAATCCTAGGATTGCAGTTGCCGGATTGAATCCCCATGCAGGAGAAAATCAATTGTTTGGAGACGAAGAGGTCAAAGAAATAATTCCAGCCATCGAGGAAGCTAATAGCAAGGGATATCATGTAGAGGGACCATTTCCGCCAGATACCATGTTTGTTAAAGCTGTACAAGGAAAGTTCGATGGGTGTGTGGCTATGTATCATGACCAGGGACATATTCCTTTCAAGCTGGAAGGCTTTAAATGGGATAATGAAAAAGGAACAATGAAGAGTGTAAAAGGCGTGAATATAACTTTAGGGTTACCAATCATTCGAACTTCGGTAGATCATGGAACAGCTTTTGAAATTGCAGGACAAGGTATCGCTTCTGCCGATGCCATGCTAGTAGCTATTGATTATGCCATAGTCATGGCTAAAAATAGGGTGTAG
- a CDS encoding iron-containing alcohol dehydrogenase encodes MDSITLLQPQKIIFGSGSLKKLVEDRNIEKSQRILFLVAPPLLGVVKSVVEELTANSKKVYLAEYKFLGEPTFSQFNTLLEENKSLNPDCIVGVGGGSVLDCAKLLAALLKNDQKLEDVVGIGFLKERVLNLICIPTTSGTGSEVSPNAILLNEASQAKSGIISPYLVPDACYLDPALTISLPPKLTAETGIDALSHCIEAYTNKFAHPTVDVYALKGIELIAANIEKAYLNGNDIQARSALLLGSMYGGLCLGPVNTSAVHALSYGLGGKFHVPHGLSNAILMPEVLRYNLSASPKRHAEVARALGITIKGTDEAISLAGIEKIEAISRVCNIPLRLTEIGVNEVVIPELADIAMKVTRLLKNNPREVTRTDAINIYKKLL; translated from the coding sequence ATGGATTCAATTACTTTATTACAGCCACAGAAAATCATATTTGGGAGTGGGTCTTTAAAAAAGCTTGTCGAAGATAGAAATATAGAAAAGTCACAACGTATTCTGTTTTTAGTGGCACCACCATTGTTGGGGGTTGTGAAATCTGTAGTAGAAGAACTGACTGCTAATAGCAAGAAGGTTTATCTTGCAGAGTACAAATTTTTAGGGGAACCGACATTTTCACAATTCAATACCTTACTGGAAGAGAACAAATCTTTAAATCCGGATTGTATTGTTGGTGTTGGGGGTGGAAGTGTGTTGGATTGTGCTAAATTATTGGCGGCACTTTTAAAAAATGATCAGAAGTTAGAAGATGTTGTTGGGATAGGTTTTCTTAAAGAGAGAGTGCTAAATTTAATATGTATTCCAACAACTTCCGGAACAGGAAGTGAGGTCTCTCCAAATGCGATATTATTAAATGAAGCATCTCAGGCCAAAAGTGGTATTATTAGCCCGTATTTAGTGCCTGATGCATGTTACCTCGATCCTGCTTTAACCATTAGTTTACCACCTAAACTAACAGCCGAAACAGGAATAGATGCCTTATCACATTGTATCGAAGCATACACCAATAAATTTGCTCATCCAACGGTGGATGTTTATGCTTTAAAGGGGATCGAATTAATAGCTGCAAATATTGAAAAGGCTTATTTAAATGGGAATGATATTCAAGCGCGTTCTGCATTATTACTAGGTTCAATGTATGGAGGGCTTTGTTTAGGTCCGGTAAATACTTCAGCTGTACATGCCCTTTCTTATGGGTTGGGAGGTAAGTTTCATGTGCCTCACGGACTTTCAAATGCTATTTTAATGCCAGAAGTACTTCGGTATAATTTATCGGCGAGTCCCAAGCGACACGCAGAGGTAGCTCGAGCATTAGGGATAACTATAAAGGGGACAGATGAAGCCATATCCTTGGCTGGAATTGAAAAAATAGAAGCCATATCAAGAGTGTGTAATATACCACTGAGACTAACCGAGATAGGTGTTAATGAAGTTGTGATTCCAGAGTTGGCAGATATTGCGATGAAAGTAACAAGATTATTGAAAAATAATCCGAGAGAGGTTACGAGAACTGATGCCATAAACATTTATAAAAAATTACTTTAA
- a CDS encoding sodium:solute symporter produces the protein MLNIHWVDYLIVIISVLFTLGAGFYFANRQKSSDQYFSGSKTIPAWAIGISIFATLISSVTFLAYPAAAYKSNWILLVQGLMVPIVLIGLIWVIVPLFRKVIRLSTYEYFERRFSVFARMYSSLAFILTHFSKMGTVLYLVSLALATLTGYNVVLFIVFLTIVVIFLTLLGGIEAVIWMDVIQGFLLIGGGLFCAGILLFGSEQDAGYMLSEAITMKKIDFGPYNFSFSELTFWVMVINGVFYALQKYGTDQTIVQRYLAAKSDKDAKKAAYIGVLGSVPVWGLFMLIGSLLFVYYNAGLGHNLPEGITTDQVFTYFIGTKLPVGAVGLVLAALIAAAVSSLDSDMNCLAAIGVEDFYQRFNPNCTDRQRLIVGRLLVLFSGLATAGVALLYVAWEGQGVLGVVFKLYAIFSAGIVGIFMLGLFSKRANKQGLHLGIYTCILFTAYAILTTTEIDGKLILDLGKYNFPHHKYMLGVYSHLIVLVIGYFASLLFKSDDAADELTIFGYFKLKEKSNV, from the coding sequence ATGTTAAACATTCATTGGGTTGATTACTTAATTGTAATTATATCTGTTCTGTTCACTTTAGGAGCGGGTTTTTATTTTGCGAATCGACAAAAGAGTTCAGATCAGTATTTTTCAGGAAGTAAAACGATACCAGCATGGGCTATAGGTATATCTATTTTTGCAACACTTATAAGTAGTGTAACATTTTTAGCTTATCCTGCAGCAGCCTATAAATCGAATTGGATTTTATTAGTTCAGGGGTTGATGGTACCAATTGTACTTATAGGTTTAATTTGGGTTATTGTTCCGCTGTTTAGAAAGGTGATTCGATTAAGTACTTATGAGTATTTTGAAAGACGTTTTAGTGTGTTTGCTAGGATGTATAGTTCCTTGGCTTTTATTCTAACCCATTTTTCTAAAATGGGAACGGTACTTTATCTTGTTAGTTTGGCGCTTGCAACATTAACAGGTTATAATGTTGTTTTGTTTATTGTTTTTTTAACTATTGTTGTCATTTTTTTAACCTTACTAGGAGGGATAGAAGCTGTTATTTGGATGGATGTCATTCAGGGGTTTTTGTTAATCGGAGGAGGGTTATTTTGTGCCGGCATTTTATTGTTCGGTTCAGAGCAAGATGCTGGATATATGCTGAGTGAAGCCATAACAATGAAAAAAATTGATTTTGGGCCTTATAACTTTAGCTTTTCAGAGCTTACTTTTTGGGTCATGGTTATAAATGGCGTATTTTATGCATTGCAGAAGTATGGAACAGATCAAACTATAGTACAACGGTATTTAGCTGCTAAAAGTGATAAGGATGCAAAAAAAGCGGCTTATATAGGAGTGTTAGGAAGTGTACCGGTTTGGGGGTTATTTATGCTAATCGGGTCCTTGTTATTTGTATATTACAATGCAGGACTAGGACATAATTTGCCGGAAGGAATCACAACCGATCAGGTGTTTACCTATTTCATAGGGACAAAACTACCGGTGGGAGCTGTAGGGTTAGTTTTGGCTGCATTAATAGCGGCTGCCGTTTCAAGTCTGGATTCAGATATGAATTGTCTGGCAGCTATTGGGGTTGAAGATTTTTATCAGCGATTTAACCCGAATTGTACCGATAGGCAACGCTTAATTGTTGGAAGGTTGCTTGTGTTGTTTTCAGGTTTAGCCACAGCGGGTGTTGCATTACTTTATGTGGCCTGGGAAGGACAAGGTGTATTAGGTGTGGTGTTTAAGCTGTATGCTATTTTTTCTGCTGGTATAGTGGGGATATTTATGTTAGGGTTGTTTTCTAAAAGAGCCAATAAGCAAGGGTTGCATCTAGGGATTTATACCTGTATACTGTTTACAGCTTATGCTATTTTAACAACTACAGAAATTGATGGCAAATTAATACTGGATTTAGGAAAATATAATTTCCCTCATCATAAATATATGCTAGGAGTTTATAGTCACCTTATCGTTTTAGTGATAGGGTATTTTGCGAGTTTGTTATTTAAATCAGATGATGCAGCAGATGAACTAACCATATTTGGTTATTTTAAATTAAAAGAGAAAAGTAACGTTTAA
- a CDS encoding dihydrodipicolinate synthase family protein, which produces MQKRFSGVVVPMITPLNKDLTVDLGSVSKLMKLFSQNNIHPLVLGTTGESSSVNEMESLRLLDAAVEAKTKTQCIYAGLVGNQVDDVVHRGNKYIELGADCVVATLPSYYGLSSKQMILFYKTLADNISGPVMMYNIKATTQMSIPLDVIEELSEHPNIWGLKDSERDEKRLETCVDCYKNNENFSFFCGWGAQGASSLKLGADGIVPSTGNYVPEMYNNLYKAALDNDWETCLNWQKETDRVALEYQKDKTLGESLAFLKLLMSKKGLCNKTMMPPLTEVE; this is translated from the coding sequence ATGCAAAAACGATTTTCGGGTGTGGTGGTTCCTATGATTACACCTCTAAATAAAGATTTAACGGTTGATTTAGGTTCTGTGTCTAAATTGATGAAATTATTTAGTCAAAACAATATACATCCATTAGTTTTAGGTACAACAGGTGAATCTTCTTCTGTTAACGAAATGGAGAGTTTAAGATTGTTGGATGCTGCAGTTGAAGCAAAGACTAAAACGCAATGTATTTATGCTGGTTTAGTGGGTAATCAAGTAGATGATGTTGTTCATAGAGGTAATAAATATATAGAGTTAGGTGCTGATTGCGTGGTTGCAACCTTGCCATCATACTATGGTTTAAGTTCTAAACAAATGATATTGTTTTATAAAACACTTGCTGATAATATTTCTGGACCTGTTATGATGTATAATATTAAGGCAACAACCCAAATGTCAATTCCTTTAGACGTAATAGAGGAGTTATCTGAACACCCTAATATCTGGGGCTTAAAGGATTCAGAGCGTGATGAGAAGCGATTAGAGACTTGTGTTGATTGCTATAAGAATAATGAAAATTTCTCCTTTTTCTGCGGATGGGGTGCTCAGGGAGCAAGTAGTTTAAAGTTAGGTGCAGATGGTATTGTGCCTAGTACTGGTAATTATGTGCCAGAAATGTATAATAATCTATATAAAGCGGCTCTTGATAATGATTGGGAAACTTGTTTGAACTGGCAAAAAGAAACAGATCGCGTTGCTTTGGAATATCAAAAGGATAAAACCTTAGGAGAGTCCTTAGCTTTTTTAAAGTTGCTCATGAGTAAAAAGGGCTTGTGTAATAAAACCATGATGCCACCATTAACCGAGGTGGAATAA
- a CDS encoding T9SS type A sorting domain-containing protein: protein MKKKLLLSIFSISILSAVSQAQIKYWDFGAKELGTGYDNMMPVNYLNAFANYNRQLDWVDAGDNVVTNYADGVKYKAKVGFDLEDGESAESLYWKFGTNFSVYADYSGSARFQVTSKGSSPTPPGGTLLSGGSLYTKPQMMPDLDGSVDLVFKRDSNSDRILTVNTGVTRFDERTDMPDGMDGTLYPGCLQYTTPGEKRYNRSGGRGLLINLEAGQWVTVVGSGQYVDINGDGTQGFSTGYIKFETFGGTGTPVDIDDWGDGTGSATGPIDGSDTGDEAVRVMQFQAIDAGTYSLSNRGGTLRIYRVYLGKVDASLGAGLQTRIFENGVYARTLSTKDKVLKVSTDVQARGNRIYVSNVISKTEINIYSITGALIKSVSTKEDMDFSFRSGLYIATVKTAEGQKSVKLLVK from the coding sequence ATGAAAAAAAAATTACTATTATCCATTTTTTCAATATCTATTTTATCTGCAGTTTCGCAGGCGCAAATTAAATATTGGGATTTTGGAGCAAAAGAATTAGGAACAGGGTATGACAACATGATGCCCGTTAATTATTTAAATGCCTTTGCCAATTACAACAGACAGCTTGATTGGGTTGATGCAGGGGACAATGTTGTAACAAATTATGCAGATGGTGTAAAGTATAAAGCAAAAGTTGGTTTTGATTTAGAAGATGGTGAGAGTGCTGAGTCTTTATACTGGAAGTTTGGTACAAATTTTAGTGTTTATGCTGATTATTCGGGTAGTGCTCGTTTTCAAGTAACTTCAAAAGGATCTTCGCCAACACCTCCAGGTGGTACTTTACTAAGTGGAGGGAGTTTGTATACAAAACCTCAAATGATGCCCGACCTGGATGGTTCTGTAGATCTTGTGTTTAAAAGAGATAGTAATAGTGACAGAATTTTAACTGTAAATACAGGGGTTACACGTTTTGATGAGCGTACAGATATGCCTGATGGCATGGATGGAACCTTGTATCCTGGATGTTTACAATACACTACACCTGGAGAAAAGCGTTATAATAGAAGTGGAGGTAGAGGTCTTTTAATAAATCTGGAAGCAGGTCAATGGGTAACTGTTGTAGGTTCAGGACAATATGTAGATATTAATGGAGATGGAACTCAGGGATTTAGTACAGGTTACATTAAATTCGAAACTTTTGGAGGTACTGGAACGCCTGTAGATATTGATGATTGGGGAGATGGTACAGGGAGTGCTACTGGACCTATCGATGGATCAGATACAGGAGATGAAGCGGTTCGTGTAATGCAGTTTCAAGCGATTGATGCGGGAACTTATAGTCTTTCAAACAGAGGTGGTACGTTACGTATTTATAGAGTGTATCTAGGTAAAGTAGATGCTTCTTTAGGGGCTGGATTACAGACTAGAATTTTTGAAAATGGAGTATATGCTAGAACACTTTCTACAAAAGATAAAGTTTTAAAAGTATCTACAGATGTTCAAGCTAGAGGAAATAGAATTTATGTGTCTAATGTAATTTCTAAAACTGAAATTAATATCTACAGTATTACAGGAGCTTTAATTAAATCTGTTTCTACAAAAGAAGATATGGATTTCTCTTTCAGATCAGGTCTTTACATTGCAACAGTAAAAACAGCAGAAGGACAAAAATCAGTTAAATTATTAGTGAAATAA
- a CDS encoding T9SS type A sorting domain-containing protein, with protein MKKQLLFSAILGIAFSLTTSAQKVWDLANDTTNWPVSAGITAAGGPVVVDNLAIYPHSSSDNMAQIESSSSSFTDGFTGANRFKTNGSGGVDPSNGEYLPSVRYLKFSVLGACTIKVWCRSGGSSARSLYITDGTSLIAEQAATDSSTYYILEGSYTGGAGSIYIFGSNNFSLYKIEVTANIGTTTLSLDNASPVSTNLKAIGSKVYVSNVISKTDINIYSLTGALVKSISTTSDMNFDFRSGLYIATIKTSEGEKTMRIFVK; from the coding sequence ATGAAAAAACAATTACTTTTTAGTGCAATTCTGGGAATTGCTTTTTCTTTAACAACTTCCGCTCAAAAGGTTTGGGATTTGGCTAATGATACTACAAACTGGCCTGTGAGTGCGGGGATAACAGCGGCAGGAGGTCCTGTCGTAGTTGATAATTTGGCGATATATCCACATAGTTCGAGTGATAACATGGCCCAAATAGAATCGAGTTCTTCATCTTTTACGGATGGATTCACTGGAGCAAATAGATTTAAAACTAATGGAAGTGGAGGCGTAGATCCGTCTAACGGAGAATATTTGCCTTCTGTACGATATTTAAAATTTTCTGTTTTAGGGGCATGTACCATAAAAGTGTGGTGTAGAAGTGGAGGATCAAGTGCTCGTAGTTTATATATTACAGATGGGACATCACTAATAGCTGAACAAGCTGCGACTGACAGTAGTACTTATTATATTTTAGAGGGTAGTTATACTGGTGGAGCTGGTTCTATTTACATCTTTGGTTCTAATAACTTTAGCTTGTATAAAATTGAAGTAACAGCAAATATAGGAACTACAACTCTAAGTTTAGACAATGCATCTCCAGTTTCAACTAATTTAAAAGCTATTGGAAGTAAGGTTTATGTGTCTAATGTAATCTCTAAAACAGATATCAATATTTATAGCTTAACAGGGGCTTTGGTGAAAAGTATTTCAACAACCAGTGACATGAATTTTGATTTTAGATCAGGGTTATATATAGCAACTATAAAGACTAGTGAAGGGGAAAAGACTATGAGAATTTTCGTTAAATAG
- a CDS encoding SusC/RagA family TonB-linked outer membrane protein, giving the protein MANYAFFDHEFFLLNARRKTPPHKTGRLGLIFGVFLLFSGVIYAQSITVSGTVTDGGEFGGPLPGVTVIVKGTSNGTSTDFDGNFSLSVESPNSILVFSYVGYEKQEINLNNKKTVNITLQPSLESLDEVIVVGYGTAKKSDLTGSVVTIGGETLEKQPIASVAEALTGRLAGVQVTASEGSPDAEVNIRVRGGGSITQDSSPLIIVDGFPVNSMSDVSSSDIENITVLKDASSTAIYGSRGANGVIIITTKSGKDGKISANFNMFYGVKKIANTIDVLSPEDFVKWQYEYALLRNNGSDDPAESYEKYFGQWQDYDQYIGMKGNNWQKQIYGQMGEVQNRNLAVRGGTEKLNFNFSYTLYDEKAIMLGSDFKRNNLALSLKSAPSDKVDLTFTLRYSDTEINGGGANEQDEISSADARLRHSVGYSPIPLPGLTTDDTDEALSSYLVNPFVAVDDNQRQKLRKNFNMVGSFGWEIIDNLKYKMDLGLDNRNDLDYRFFGRSTYYASNRPSAENQGLPSLKWEDEKQVRFRNANTLNYDFKKILSEDHSLKVLVGEEMIITETNTLTNEVQGFPDFFDFNTSKKLTSQGTPIFVDNSYAPNDKLLSFFGRVNYDFKNRYLFTATYRADGSSKFLGNNHWGYFPSAAFAWKISEENFLKDTDWINTLKIRLSYGEAGNNNIPAGQTVQTFQSSNTTYINNVSNYWRTSNTLANPDLKWETTVTQNIGLDFSLFKSRFTGSLEVYKNVTEDLLINFPVPGTGYESQYRNMGETQNTGFEGSLSVIAVDKPNFGLDFSINGGMNRNKINSLGIMDDFGINTNWASTQIGNDYVINVGESLGAMYGFKSDGRYEVSDFDYDTASGEYTLKTGVTENSWLGGAVPGMMKLKDLNDDGEVTADDQTIIGNALPDFTGGFTLNARAYGFDLSAAFNFSVGNDVYNANKIEFTTSNNNAQYRNLSSIMADGKRWTNLNAETGTLVTDPVELEALNANTSMWSPYMSRYVFSDWAVEDASFLRLNTLTLGYTVPEKYMSQIGISNLRFYATANNVFIITDYSGLDPEVSTRRKTPLTPGVDYSPYPRSRQFVFGLNLNF; this is encoded by the coding sequence ATGGCAAACTATGCATTTTTTGATCATGAATTTTTCTTACTCAATGCGAGAAGAAAAACACCGCCGCATAAAACAGGCCGTTTAGGCTTAATTTTTGGTGTTTTTTTACTTTTCTCCGGAGTAATATATGCACAATCTATTACTGTAAGCGGAACTGTAACTGATGGTGGCGAATTTGGAGGTCCTCTTCCCGGAGTTACAGTAATTGTAAAAGGGACAAGTAATGGAACCTCTACCGATTTCGATGGGAATTTCTCCTTAAGTGTAGAAAGTCCTAACTCAATTCTTGTCTTTTCGTATGTCGGTTATGAAAAACAAGAAATTAATTTAAATAACAAAAAAACCGTCAACATAACACTTCAACCTAGTTTAGAATCTTTAGACGAAGTAATTGTAGTTGGTTATGGTACAGCTAAAAAATCGGACTTAACTGGTTCGGTTGTAACTATTGGGGGTGAAACCTTAGAAAAACAACCTATTGCAAGCGTTGCTGAGGCCTTAACTGGTAGACTTGCTGGTGTTCAAGTAACAGCTTCTGAAGGATCTCCTGATGCCGAAGTTAATATTCGTGTTCGTGGAGGTGGATCTATTACTCAAGACAGTTCTCCCTTAATAATTGTAGATGGATTCCCTGTTAACAGTATGAGTGATGTTTCTTCTTCCGATATTGAAAACATAACTGTTTTAAAAGACGCATCTTCAACTGCCATCTATGGTTCCCGTGGTGCTAATGGTGTTATCATTATTACCACTAAAAGTGGTAAAGACGGTAAAATTTCGGCCAACTTTAATATGTTTTATGGTGTAAAGAAAATAGCTAACACTATTGATGTACTTTCACCTGAAGATTTTGTAAAATGGCAATACGAATATGCTCTTCTTAGAAATAATGGAAGTGATGACCCTGCTGAATCTTACGAAAAATATTTTGGTCAATGGCAAGACTACGACCAATATATAGGTATGAAAGGTAACAACTGGCAAAAGCAAATTTATGGTCAGATGGGAGAAGTACAAAATCGTAACTTAGCAGTTCGTGGAGGTACTGAAAAGCTTAATTTCAATTTTAGCTACACCCTTTACGATGAAAAAGCGATTATGTTAGGTTCTGATTTTAAAAGAAATAACTTAGCGCTATCTTTAAAAAGTGCTCCTAGTGATAAAGTAGATTTAACTTTCACCTTACGTTATTCTGACACAGAAATTAATGGTGGCGGGGCAAACGAACAGGACGAAATTTCATCTGCTGATGCCAGATTGAGACACAGTGTAGGATACTCACCTATCCCACTTCCAGGTTTAACAACCGACGATACTGATGAGGCTTTATCTAGCTATTTAGTAAATCCTTTTGTTGCAGTTGATGACAATCAAAGACAAAAACTTAGAAAAAACTTCAATATGGTAGGGAGTTTTGGCTGGGAAATTATAGACAACCTTAAATACAAAATGGATTTAGGTTTAGATAATAGAAACGACTTAGATTACAGATTTTTTGGCCGCTCTACATATTACGCAAGCAATAGACCTTCTGCTGAAAATCAAGGATTACCTTCTTTAAAATGGGAAGATGAAAAACAAGTTAGATTTAGAAATGCCAACACTTTAAATTATGATTTTAAAAAGATCTTAAGTGAAGATCATAGTTTAAAAGTATTAGTTGGAGAAGAAATGATTATCACAGAAACCAACACACTTACTAACGAAGTTCAAGGTTTTCCTGATTTCTTTGATTTCAATACGTCAAAAAAATTAACATCTCAAGGAACCCCTATTTTTGTAGATAACTCATATGCTCCAAATGACAAATTACTATCTTTCTTTGGACGTGTAAATTATGACTTTAAAAACCGTTATTTATTTACAGCTACATACCGTGCTGATGGATCGAGTAAATTTTTAGGAAATAACCATTGGGGGTACTTCCCTTCAGCTGCCTTTGCATGGAAAATTTCTGAAGAAAACTTCTTAAAAGACACAGATTGGATTAATACACTTAAAATAAGATTAAGTTATGGTGAAGCCGGAAACAACAATATTCCTGCAGGTCAAACAGTTCAAACTTTCCAATCTTCAAATACAACCTACATTAATAATGTATCGAACTACTGGAGAACATCAAACACTTTAGCCAATCCAGATTTGAAATGGGAAACTACAGTAACCCAAAATATCGGTTTAGATTTTAGCTTATTTAAAAGCCGTTTTACAGGTTCCTTAGAAGTTTATAAAAATGTTACTGAAGATTTACTTATTAACTTTCCAGTACCTGGGACAGGATACGAATCACAATATCGCAATATGGGAGAAACCCAAAACACTGGTTTTGAAGGCTCTTTAAGTGTAATTGCAGTCGACAAACCTAATTTTGGTTTAGACTTCTCAATTAACGGTGGTATGAATAGAAACAAAATCAACTCTTTAGGAATTATGGACGATTTTGGAATTAACACCAACTGGGCATCGACACAAATAGGTAATGACTATGTTATTAACGTAGGAGAATCCTTAGGAGCTATGTACGGGTTTAAAAGTGATGGTCGCTACGAAGTTTCAGACTTCGATTACGACACTGCCTCTGGAGAATACACCTTAAAAACAGGTGTTACAGAAAATTCATGGCTTGGTGGTGCTGTTCCTGGTATGATGAAATTAAAAGATCTTAATGATGATGGTGAAGTTACTGCTGATGATCAAACCATTATTGGAAATGCTCTACCTGATTTCACTGGAGGTTTTACACTTAATGCTCGTGCTTATGGGTTCGATTTATCTGCTGCATTTAACTTTAGTGTTGGAAATGATGTTTACAATGCCAATAAAATAGAATTTACAACTTCAAACAATAATGCTCAGTATAGAAACTTAAGCTCTATAATGGCTGATGGAAAACGATGGACTAATTTAAATGCAGAAACAGGCACATTAGTAACCGACCCAGTAGAACTTGAAGCTCTTAATGCTAATACATCTATGTGGTCTCCGTACATGTCTAGATATGTATTTAGTGACTGGGCTGTTGAAGATGCTTCTTTCTTAAGATTAAACACCCTGACTTTAGGCTATACAGTACCAGAAAAGTATATGTCTCAAATAGGTATTTCAAATTTAAGATTTTACGCTACTGCTAATAACGTTTTCATTATTACAGACTACTCAGGATTAGACCCAGAGGTTTCAACCAGAAGAAAAACACCTTTAACTCCAGGTGTAGACTATTCTCCATATCCTAGAAGCAGACAATTTGTTTTTGGGTTAAACCTTAATTTTTAA